A window of Fusarium verticillioides 7600 chromosome 10, whole genome shotgun sequence contains these coding sequences:
- a CDS encoding glutathione S-transferase: MTVHSSPDDSWHGVITSDGPFQPEKDRYHLYIGLFCPFAHRANLVRHLKGLQDIISLSVVKPYPKGDDKGWPGWQFPSTPDDLYEGATEDHLFKSKYMHEVYFRDDPDYKGRYSVPVLWDKKEDRMVNNESHELLRWLPTAFDSILDSNSPGRDLELYPENLRSTIDDINIWMQRDLNSGVYKAGFATTQEDYNNNVPTVFAALNKLEALIHQNGGPYILGKQLTEVDIRAYATVVRFDVVYVGHFKCDLGTIRANYPVIHEWLKNLYWNVPGFKETTDFRHIKENYTKSHYKINPLAITPLGPFPYMEEGVELDFGKLKPGVIRHPAVLERQKELYGSADFTQRL, translated from the exons ATGACTGTCCACAGTAGCCCTGATGACTCGTGGCACGGGGTTATAACTTCAGATGGTCCTTTCCAGCCCGAGAAGGACCGCTACCATCTATACATTGGCCTATTCTGCCCTTTTGCTCATCGGGCAAATCTTGTTCGGCACCTCAAAGGCctccaagatatcatcaGTTTATCTGTGGTGAAGCCCTACCCCAAAGGCGATGATAAGGGGTGGCCTGGTTGGCAGTTCCCGAGTACTCCTGATGATCTTTATGAAGGAGCTACCGAAGATCACCTCTTCAAATCAAAGTATATGCACGAAGTCTACTTCAGAGATGACCCAGATTATAAAGGACGGTACAGTGTACCTGTTCTCTGGGATAAGAAGGAGGATCGAATGGTCAATAATGAGAGCCACGAATTGCTTCGTTGGTTACCAACAGCCTTCGATTCCATCCTTGACTCGAACAGCCCCGGGCGAGACCTTGAGCTCTATCCTGAGAACTTACGATCGACCATTGACGACATTAATATCTGGATGCAACGAGACCTCAACAGTGGCGTCTACAAAGCCGGGTTCGCCACGACTCAGGAGGactacaacaacaatgtGCCAACGGTCTTTGCAGCACTCAACAAACTCGAGGCACTAATTCACCAAAATGGAGGCCCCTATATTCTTGGCAAGCAGCTCACTGAAGTCGACATACGCGCGTATGCCACCGTCGTCAGATTTGACGTTGTCTATGTTGGCCACTTCAAATGCGATCTTGGAACCATTCGCGCCAACTACCCGGTCATTCATGAGTGGCTCAAGAACCTCTACTGGAATGTTCCGGGGTTTAAAGAAACGACAGACTTTAGACATATCAAAGAAAAC TACACAAAGAGCCATTACAAGATCAATCCTCTTGCTATTACACCTCTTGGTCCCTTTCCATATATGGAGGAAGGCGTTGAATTGGACTTTGGCAAGCTGAAGCCAGGAGTGATTCGTCACCCGGCTGTGCTTGAGCGACAGAAGGAGTTGTATGGCTCCGCGGACTTTACCCAAAGGCTCTAG
- a CDS encoding hypothetical protein (At least one base has a quality score < 10) gives MATQMVPSSDTNAQSLWDQAFNSLGADLKTSLGQAATHKRDILAAALEAAENRKATSLRKRWKFKRSNGEVVIIRDVLEKIAKWIDSFKAVGDAAVQFDASNASLPWAAIRLLLQVTVNDVQQYGTMVQDIEVVSRIIARYKEFENLHLGRDQPAEAALETALTVLYTEVLIYLAQTIAFFSQSTAGMLTSPLREMSTDSSSPTHQKCLLDREDEVLKLAKLQDTSDLRFIQKTVLRLRDQINNNTKRIEEDDYIKMISWMSTSPFSIHHETISESRTPNFGQWLLKHEAYRNWCESSSSSTLWIRGTTGSGKTNLFSVIVDSLRAARSSQPESTPFAYFYCLESESEPERSSVDGILHSILRQLAITETQSDVRDFFYSDFRRRSRSAVLRGLDLPKLSRKECADRIVQVANEDPITILLDGVEQVEDESCYVLLQSLSDIMSRAANVVKVLVTSRNSLDILSSLPTANEVIVTADHVRDDMAQFITQKIDQTKLISGRLSQDKRNCLMKELLEGAGEMFLWAHRQIQQLRKVKNERDLLPALRSNILSDLDMLYENDLNQILQSGDTSRELAIQIFSWLLYMKAPLTPEALLVAITATSAENVPYTEADISVVCSNLVVMDLHHQVVRLAHHSVREFILRTKESLFSAPLAHSLLASTCIKVSARGPPDNESLEQQVQGFFFYAATHWAGHFESSRVVKKEEKLFQDMISFVFEDEDYDVSLSFEAWLDTAKEIARLLPRDHPMKPALDAVSNETSSPLFLAAVFGIDGLLTLIAEAESDIDWDQRNDLGHTALYLAVATGHLSTVTALIEKGAELNVECGTYGSPFHVACFRGYQDIMEMLLQHGASSKCGSKFQSAIQAASQGGHEDIVISLIGHDAVINSEGDYEQAIQMATEYGFIKVIDQLQKPEFKRFVDKDTPDKHKMRLAKAIKAGQLFVLQRQISKIFPKDAVAIAALYGHTDIVKYLLEQGLDIEADGQFGTPLRSACLMNHKSTVEELLQRGANINTEGPKGNPLYVAAVKGHVDVVRILLEEAADVHKRTGAYGTALQAAAYYGHRRVVEMLLDAGADVHAEGSSPDAFHAAAEGGHQSIIMLFLERGYKFLYEPPTPKYKRAQPSLYRPLYRDASPGRERHPRHKLWPELYKQTNGTVESVADVDARGNKTPVEHDDEVEIAAIDQGKHLRNDGVMQDESQKNRPLEASAVRGKDSVVKLLLEQKETLGFREYEVVTALKAAASNGHLNTVRMLLDHALKVKVHFIERIYAALESIPEGCHDMLQLILAKASESGCTEEQIDQLRLKLPPGEEKYKVAVIEQQNLKADLLACCASGNVAVLEAIMSCHHQQLLKANDLLEGLQRAAERGHLSVIESLFKLSSDVQGAAIPDNTLICAAEKDLEILKFLLSRKTDLSNSELLLSRLVYAACSKGQPDILEYLVSDLDADINANIPEDEKPRRRRRMRQFLHACLMSDEAADSRSSNDHRLLSPLQVCLSAFDISERSYYASWYIDDAMPQQQKAIQTLLRLGADPNSLGGKNVYPLPYAARFCPGFVVKELLEAGADVKLAGQGDLALLGTVHREMEAMEVMTMLLDSGYHLPDYCDGGKALLDKALAIFEGDRGRQSFLSIIDDPDGRFLQAPSLDYVFEQGPGAVLEFLLQKYDTGKLEDTRYELVLQMACVLGKVPLVELLLSRGVGVDATGYYYGSSLQAAARTGQVQIIRILLNKGANPNVIQGRWHTSLRAAIVGGHIEIVQLLLQYGADPKLKYQTGRQSENERESASSSTLQLALQEGHTEISKLLLETEPALIEEEGRLQHPLIISCQRGAHAMTELLLEANASVNVRGRKDAQIASLAAQDASPLHAAISGGHINVVQTLLSRGADIDLEVDDCDCRTPLLAAIKRGDLRIMRLLHDSGAKINRLNLQEACRSGDLLVVEALIEQLFKNREDPFETIDETLDSLTMEKFTDYRVLNLLLDYVPPTPKRFLFVCSSGSAPLVRRMVQQGMSVDGSVEEEDSPLQAACYHLNFEVVRLLLQRGANVRSRSSQPGDPITLALWACALPLQQQMEQRGTRHQKYHTESVDYRTTQRCTNIVQILLERGATSDGGTDELESPLQLASFIGNFEISKLLIAHGASVDKITGSFKTPLFSALQGNNSDIIRLILERGVDVNYVHPIHGSALHLACQYNDESLVLQLLQHGASPALEDANGVTALTLALEFAASRGGYGAFQNVPRLICQHSTTLDITDSDIIAAARLEPSDLLSFLLVRRGEEPVTEDLIIRFLSEERCPIQENVQVMFDHSQGLEITPKMLNVGLSEQAFKSLTQARKLSLDITPDILESQTDIGTLKALMGYQPGVEVTEGLVITILSIAHASRYSQWWQREECTKLLFSIWPRDLPLSVTNAMLKAAELVPHLEFLLERLGPAEGQLQDVAIWICEQGTDYSGRQETLLVLVLQADPKVDLSPSHLEKIMLGAKPWMLDIVLTHTPSLPITEKLFFSVFREYPQALEVTRKEFAEVLVRHKKKFVFTEKIREAIDRAYQKHSDIEKRNTWYGLRERDETGRRLRPGRHRENDGNKNDDHVPP, from the exons ATGGCGACACAAATGGTCCCTTCAAGCGATACAAATGCACAGAGTCTTTGGGATCAAGCATTCAACTCCCTCGGCGCAGATCTCAAGACATCACTCGGCCAGGCTGCGACGCACAAGCGCGACATTCTAGCCGCCGCCCTAGAAGCAGCGGAGAACCGTAAAGCCACCAGTCTCCGGAAACGCTGGAAGTTCAAGCGCTCAAATGGGGAAGTCGTTATTATCCGAGATGTTCTCGAAAAGATTGCCAAATGGATCGATTCCTTCAAAGCGGTTGGCGATGCCGCTGTGCAGTTTGATGCCAGCAACGCTTCGCTGCCCTGGGCCGCTATcaggctgcttcttcaagtgACCGTCAACGATGTCCAGCAGTATGGGACCATGGTCCAGGACATCGAGGTGGTGTCTCGGATCATTGCGCGATacaaggagtttgagaatCTGCATCTTGGACGAGACCAACCCGCTGAGGCTGCGCTCGAAACAGCCCTCACGGTTCTCTATACAGAAGTCTTGATATACCTGGCACAAACCATTGCCTTCTTTTCACAATCAACCGCAGGCATGCTTACATCCCCATTGAGAGAAATGTCCACTGACTCTAGCAGTCCGACTCACCAAAAGTGTCTTTTGGacag AGAAGACGAGGTTCTCAAACtagccaagcttcaggatACTTCGGATCTACGATTTATCCAGAAGACAGTTCTTCGTCTCAGAGATCAGATCAATAATAACACCAAGCGTATCGAAGAGGACGATTATATAAAGATGATATCCTGGATGTCTACGTCGCCATTCTCAATCCACCACGAGACCATATCCGAGTCAAGAACGCCAAACTTTGGTCAGTGGCTTCTGAAGCATGAGGCCTATAGAAACTGGTGCGAGTccagctcttcatcaactctaTGGATCCGCGGGACAACGGGATCAGGCAAGACCAACCTTTTCTCTGTGATAGTCGATTCATTGCGGGCAGCCCGGTCTTCGCAGCCAGAATCAACGCCTTTTGCATACTTTTACTGCCTCGAAAGCGAGTCAGAACCGGAGAGATCATCGGTAGACGGGATCCTCCATAGCATTTTGCGTCAACTCGCGATCACAGAAACCCAAAGTGACGTTCGCGATTTTTTCTATTCCGACTTCCGACGCCGCTCGAGATCAGCTGTCCTTCGAGGACTAGATCTCCCGAAATTGAGTAGAAAAGAGTGTGCGGATCGCATCGTTCAAGTCGCCAATGAAGACCCCATCACAATATTActcgatggtgttgagcaggttgaagatgagagttGTTATGTTCTCTTGCAGTCTTTATCTGACATCATGTCAAGGGCTGCGAACGTCGTCAAGGTTTTAGTCACAAGCAGGAATagccttgatatcctctCATCGCTGCCGACTGCGAACGAGGTTATTGTGACAGCTGACCATGTTCGTGATGACATGGCTCAGTTCATTACTCAGAAGATTGATCAAACCAAACTCATCAGTGGGAGGCTCTCTCAGGATAAAAGAAACTGCTTGATGAAGGAGCTGTTAGAGGGTGCAGGCGAAAT GTTTCTGTGGGCTCATCGACAGATACAGCAGCtccgcaaggtcaagaacgaACGCGATCTGCTTCCAGCTCTAAGGTCAAATATTTTATCTGATCTCGACATGCTTTACGAAAACGACCTCAACCAGATCTTGCAATCAGGAGACACATCGCGAGAACTCGCCATTCAGATTTTTTCCTGGCTGCTCTACATGAAAGCACCATTGACTCCTGAGGCATTATTGGTCGCTATCACTGCCACAAGCGCAGAGAATGTCCCTTACACAGAGGCGGACATATCTGTTGTGTGCTCGAACTTGGTGGTCATGGacctccatcaccaagttGTCCGGCTTGCTCATCATTCAGTCAGGGAGTTTATCCTCCGCACTAAAGAATCTCTGTTCTCCGCTCCACTAGCTCATAGCCTGCTGGCATCGACCTGCATAAAGGTCAGCGCGCGTGGTCCGCCTGACAACGAAAGCCTGGAACAGCAGGTTcaaggcttcttcttctatgCCGCTACGCACTGGGCAGGCCACTTTGAGAGTTCAAGGGTTGTtaagaaggaggagaagctaTTTCAAGACATGATCTcatttgtctttgaggacgaggatTATGATGTCAGCCTTTCCTTCGAAGCCTGGCTAGATACTGCGAAGGAGATTGCACGACTGCTGCCGAGGGATCACCCAATGAAGCCGGCTCTTGATGCCGTGTCAAACGAAACATcgtctcctctcttcttAGCAGCTGTCTTTGGTATAGACGGCCTGCTGACTCTCATTGCAGAGGCGGAGAGTGATATAGACTGGGACCAACGGAACGACCTTGGGCACACCGCACTCTACCTTGCCGTTGCGACTGGTCATCTCTCCACTGTGACAGCTCTGATCGAGAAGGGTGCAGAGCTGAACGTCGAATGTGGTACATATGGAAGTCCATTTCATGTTGCGTGTTTCAgaggatatcaagatatCATGGAGATGCTGCTTCAACACGGCGCATCTTCAAAGTGTGGTTCGAAGTTTCAGAGTGCCATTCAAGCTGCATCTCAAGGCGGTCATGAAGATATTGTGATCTCTCTCATTGGCCACGATGCTGTTATTAACTCTGAGGGAGACTACGAGCAAGCCATACAGATGGCAACAGAGtatggcttcatcaaggtcatcgaccAGCTACAAAAGCCAGAGTTCAAGCGCTTTGTAGACAAAGATACACCAGACAAACACAAAATGAGATTGgccaaagccatcaaagctGGTCAGCTATTTGTGCTACAGCGTCAAATTTCCAAGATTTTCCCAAAAGACGCAGTAGCAATCGCGGCTCTCTACGGTCATACAGATATTGTCAAGTATCTTCTGGAGCAAGGCCTTGATATCGAAGCCGACGGTCAGTTCGGCACGCCACTGCGCTCAGCATGCTTGATGAACCACAAATCCACGGTCGAAGAGCTACTCCAGCGCGGTGCCAATATAAACACAGAAGGACCCAAAGGCAATCCCCTCTATGTAGCCGCTGTGAAAGGCCACGTCGATGTTGTCAGGATACtactggaagaagctgcagACGTTCACAAGAGAACAGGGGCTTATGGCACTGCCTTGCAAGCGGCAGCGTATTACGGCCATAGAagggttgttgagatgcttCTTGACGCCGGCGCAGATGTTCATGCTGAAGGTTCATCCCCAGACGCGTTCCATGCCGCTGCTGAAGGTGGCCAtcagagcatcatcatgCTATTCCTGGAACGAGGCTACAAGTTCCTTTACGAGCCGCCGACTCCTAAGTATAAGAGAGCTCAACCCTCGCTATACCGGCCGCTTTATAGGGATGCTTCTCCTGGGAGAGAAAGACATCCTCGCCATAAACTGTGGCCAGAACTTTACAAGCAGACAAATGGAACCGTCGAATCTGTGGCTGATGTAGATGCCCGTGGCAACAAAACCCCAgttgagcatgatgatgaagtagAGATAGCCGCTATTGACCAGGGAAAGCATCTCCGTAACGACGGAGTTATGCAGGACGAGTCTCAGAAGAACCGCCCTCTGGAAGCTAGTGCTGTTAGAGGAAAGGACTCCGTTGTCAAGCTACTACTGGAGCAAAAGGAAACGTTAGGATTCAGGGAATATGAGGTTGTTACTGCTCTCAAGGCAGCTGCGTCCAATGGACACCTGAACACCGTTCGGATGCTGCTCGACCACGCCCTGAAGGTAAAAGTTCACTTTATTGAACGCATCTATGCAGCTTTGGAGAGTATACCAGAAGGGTGTCACGATATGTTGCAGCTTATTCTCGCCAAAGCTTCTGAGAGTGGCTGTACAGAGGAACAGATTGATCAGCTGAGGCTGAAACTTCcaccaggagaagaaaagtaCAAAGTCGCAGTCATTGAGCAACAAAATCTGAAGGCAGATCTTCTGGCATGCTGTGCCTCAGGAAATGTAGCCGTTTTggaggccatcatgagttgccatcaccaacagctcCTGAAAGCCAACGATCTCCTGGAAGGCCTACAGAGAGCTGCAGAAAGGGGGCATCTCTCGGTAATCGAGAGTTTGTTCAAGCTTAGCTCTGATGTACAAGGCGCCGCCATTCCTGACAACACACTGATATGCGCCGCGGAAAAGGACCTGGAGATATTGAAGTTTCTCCTCTCTCGAAAGACCGATTTATCTAACTCAGAACTCCTTCTGAGCCGATTGGTATATGCGGCGTGTAGCAAGGGACAGCCCGACATCCTTGAGTACCTCGTATCTGATCTTGATGCCGATATCAATGCCAACATCCCTGAAGACGAGAAACCGAGGCGTCGCAGACGTATGAGGCAGTTTCTCCACGCTTGCCTTATGAGTGATGAAGCAGCTGATTCGAGATCGAGTAATGATCATCGTCTTCTCAGTCCTTTACAAGTCTGCCTGAGCGCTTTTGACATATCTGAGAGGTCTTACTATGCGAGTTGGTATATAGATGACGCAatgcctcagcagcagaaagCGATACAAACACTACTGAGACTAGGGGCCGATCCGAATAGTCTAGGCGGAAAGAATGTTTATCCTCTTCCATATGCAGCAAGGTTCTGTCCAGGTTTCGTGGTCAAGGAGCTACTTGAAGCTGGAGCAGATGTCAAACTTgcaggtcaaggagatctAGCTCTTTTGGGAACAGTTCATAGAGAAATGGAAGCCATGGAGGTGATGACCATGCTATTGGATAGTGGCTACCATCTTCCCGACTATTGCGATGGAGGCAAAGCGCTTCTAGACAAAGCTCTCGCGATATTTGAGGGTGATAGAGGGCGACAGAGTTTCCTTAGCATTATTGATGACCCTGACGGTCGCTTTTTACAGGCCCCGTCTCTGGATTACGTCTTTGAACAAGGGCCAGGGGCGGTACTCGAGTTCCTTTTACAGAAGTATGACACAGGTAAGCTGGAAGATACAAGATATGAGCTGGTTCTTCAGATGGCTTGCGTGCTGGGCAAAGTTCCTCTTGTTGAGTTGCTGTTATCTCGGGGAGTCGGTGTTGACGCTACGGGATACTACTATGGAAGTTCTCTGCAGGCTGCGGCACGTACTGGCCAGGTACAGATCATCAGGATTCTGTTGAACAAGGGGGCCAACCCAAATGTGATACAGGGCCGTTGGCACACATCCCTGCGCGCAGCGATTGTAGGTGGTCACATCGAAATCGTgcagcttctgcttcagtATGGCGCAGATCCTAAGCTGAAGTACCAAACTGGACGACAGTCAGAGAACGAAAGAGaatcagcatcatcgagcACTCTTCAGCTTGCTCTGCAAGAGGGACATACGGAAATATCAAAACTACTCCTCGAGACAGAACCCGCACTgatcgaagaagagggccgccttcaacatcctcttATTATAAGCTGTCAAAGAGGAGCTCACGCCATGACAGAGTTGCTACTAGAAGCCAATGCTTCGGTCAATGTTCGAGGCCGCAAGGACGCTCAAATCGCAAGTTTGGCGGCTCAAGATGCGAGTCCTCTGCATGCCGCGATTTCTGGAGGCCACATCAACGTCGTCCAAACGCTGTTGTCCAGAGGAGCTGATATTGACCTGGAAGTTGACGACTGTGACTGCCGAACACCATTGTTGGCAGCGATTAAACGAGGGGATTTGCGCATAATgagacttcttcatgacTCTGGCGCAAAGATCAACAGGTTAAATCTTCAGGAAGCCTGCAGAAGTGgagatcttcttgttgttgaggcgCTTATTGAACAGCTGTTCAAGAACAGGGAGGATCCATTTGAGACCATCGATGAAACTTTGGACTCCCTGACGATGGAAAAGTTCACTGACTACAGAGTTCTCAATCTTTTACTTGACTATGTGCCTCCAACCCCCAAAAGATTTCTCTTCGTGTGTTCCTCGGGCTCTGCCCCCCTGGTACGAAGAATGGTTCAACAGGGCATGAGTGTCGATGGcagtgttgaagaagaagatagcCCCTTGCAAGCGGCGTGTTACCACTTGAACTTTGAAGTGGTACGGCTACTCCTACAACGCGGCGCGAACGTCcgatcaagatcatctcagCCAGGAGACCCAATTACTCTGGCGCTATGGGCTTGCGCTTTACCATTGCAGCAACAAATGGAGCAACGAGGGACAAGACATCAGAAATATCATACAGAAAGTGTGGACTACCGAACGACACAGAGATGTACCAACATTGTTCAGATCTTACTTGAACGCGGTGCCACTTCTGATGGTGGAACGGATGAATTGGAGAGTCCACTTCAGCTGGCTTCTTTCATCGGCAACTTTGAGATCTCCAAGCTTTTGATCGCACACGGAGCCAGTGTAGATAAAATCACTGGAAGCTTCAAGACTCCCCTTTTTTCGGCTTTACAGGGGAACAACAGTGACATCATACGACTGATCCTGGAAAGGGGGGTCGATGTCAACTACGTTCATCCAATTCATGGCTCAGCATTGCACTTGGCCTGCCAGTACAATGATGAGTCACTTGTTCTCCAGTTGCTTCAACATGGCGCCTCACCCGCTTTGGAAGACGCAAACGGAGTCACGGCTCTTACGTTGGCCCTCGAGTTTGCAGCTTCTCGTGGCGGTTATGGCGCATTCCAGAATGTACCCCGACTGATTTGCCAACACTCGACGACGCTCGATATCACAGATAGCGACATCATAGCGGCAGCTCGGCTAGAGCCCAGTGACTTGCTGTCTTTTCTCCTTGTCcggagaggagaagagccagTGACAgaagatctcatcattcGTTTCCTCAGCGAAGAGAGATGTCCAATCCAGGAAAACGTGCAGGTCATGTTTGATCATAGTCAGGGATTGGAAATAACTCCAAAGATGCTGAATGTTGGGCTCTCTGAACAGGCTTTCAAAAGTCTAACACAGGCTCGCAAGCTTTCACTTGACATCACTCCAGATATACTCGAATCTCAAACAGATATCGGGACCCTGAAAGCACTCATGGGGTATCAGCCCGGCGTCGAAGTAACGGAGGGTCTCGTGATTACAATACTTTCAATTGCACACGCGTCTCGTTACAGCCAATGGTGGCAACGGGAGGAGTgcaccaagcttctctttTCAATCTGGCCTCGAGACTTGCCATTGTCAGTGACTAACGCCATGCTGAAAGCAGCAGAGTTAGTACCCCATCTGGAGTTCTTACTCGAGCGCCTTGGTCCAGCCGAAGGACAGTTACAAGATGTCGCGATATGGATTTGCGAACAGGGCACTGATTATTCCGGCAGGCAAGAGACCTTGTTGGTACTGGTCTTGCAGGCTGACCCAAAAGTTGATCTCTCCCCAAGTCACCTTGAGAAAATAATGCTCGGTGCCAAGCCTTGGATGTTAGATATAGTCTTGACACATACGCCTTCCCTTCCAATCACAGAGAAGTTATTTTTCAGTGTCTTCAGAGAGTATCCACAAGCTCTAGAGGTAACGCGCAAGGAGTTTGCGGAAGTACTTGTGAGGCATAAGAAGAAGTTTGTTTTCACAGAGAAGATTCGCGAGGCTATTGATAGGGCGTATCAAAAGCATTCTGATattgagaagagaaacacATGGTACGGTCTGAGGGAAAGGGATGAAACTGGGAGGAGACTGAGGCCAGGCAGGCACAGGGAGAATGATGGAAACAAGAACGACGATCACGTTCCCCCATGA